One genomic window of Branchiostoma floridae strain S238N-H82 chromosome 4, Bfl_VNyyK, whole genome shotgun sequence includes the following:
- the LOC118414280 gene encoding uncharacterized protein LOC118414280 isoform X1 produces MMESPVESNKPQLKCGECDRTFSSKDQLDSHYSTHTWKQCFQCNFCSYTTTSINQIKQHAETHRGQKSANTTVEQELIGGNSDHEETRETSDECAAQSPDAEGDREAVIVIDSDDDHEDEDGQNRHDVENTSNLLAIQRYIEGATGKEAQNEESIANSKSSTLSCANAAPLEAALTLDGESDQNLPQETVERNIVTGYKDSSQQSRNIFAQLMGDFPVATLQPSSPMVDCSTSTGTERQQSQTSSSTSHGGTNPVASGSREETTADPGADIQCEVVSSSNSARKKKRNKKAKKLWTCECGLSTYYLDNLRRHLRKGSCSQQKHNVYRARPTMATTGAVVKKTARQVRFECSRCSFWSATRSELVKHQKTHVRTHFCSECPFQTNHTAKLRRHMQMHEGDHLFTCTECSFSSDHRNILTRHKKLHEAEICNPGVSQKTFKSLPNEPDLELVCSKCPFTTREGKYYLLEHEAEHYEDKRMRCDQCDLTTVDKRNFQSHLWSHDGQKPFECAHCPYRTAHAKSLDRHQRNHNADLPFQCHLCSFSAKGQSALSAHMNVHGMNSRFDQKKSGESESSRRKQGESEEGEEDCLSTSETSDSFEATELEIPPEQLDSRKGAVEEKESHVDGEYFNCKHCAFSAKDRYVLLLHAAKHYSDMTYRCDQCDFRSRHSVSLKEHLFIHLGQKPYVCTKDPKCPFVSAHQGNMRSHMKSHSANLPFKCRFCTFSTVRQSVLTKHQRLHWLARQKSGQETKSRPPKRTVYKCTHCEHTAQSQHALMCHQAEHKNLRVFQCNRCQFFTNSRFIFRTHRSKHLSRDKVGMKHGDRGKKVQVEPSVQQKPFNCSTCSYTTDKKHLLLVHQAKHSGDKAFHCDECDFSTLTVENLIQHLRTHERRKVQKYKCDECPYIAERQRALINHKNNHKADLPFKCKYCSYTATRGYYIRVHMLLHIHSKTDRSETEDGRGHSESIPNTSTDVSDPAILHHDANSDGKVTSEKASKSVPGIRLVMTGSGQYRTTEPASQPPKPASKMIYCEYCDHSTTRPRDMKVHVRLHTGERPYACPDCPFRAIQSHHLQKHQKYHQANLAQKCRLCTFSCRSASLLRSHVQLHNDKRKWHRCPHCNFVTSSYRVVHTHIKKQHVLSSSLTGAASVLPVKEKSPSPQPGEVSEVSVEGSESAEEEYQGAEEEDVDVVGLEEEAGQTQDLDRSLEKHEEDGDSADNSEDQAEVLCVPHEKDTDRQPPGTIRNTGGLEEVKCNHCEFLSASHVDHLIHLSTHNNNKKICCDQCDYTTSNESLFKHHWQTHTSENLFKCDLCPYRGTGRANLLQHQSFHSAKQSLKCRWCSFSCSERLHLDNHSRLHGQGRFKYKCQYCHFNTDKVFLHLVHKAKHSSTGIIKCNMCKSFQTKDTDALKEHLKKHTHQEYPSKNLSFLQRYKSKVYAEDDLYGCKLCPYKTLQPKSMIVHLSWHGANEVYKCPFCNFSHTRLYIIDDHKKLHGYMGSFKCNQCSYATDEKYRLLKHKAMHSGRKSFKCDQCDYTTDNSHRLMIHTTRHSGQKTHMCPLCPFETMSKTDLKVHKQKHGAKHSQKCKYCTYSCENKKHLSKHLKLHEDKTDLRCLKCDFVATSECSLSWHEANHHKDDDVQPDESVVTKEAVNDAPVSSVKSKLLSTWRYQRKKCPQCPFIAQDLNRLQDHVQKHGAALPFKCTQCSYTCERETDLTQHSRCHGVKGAFVCQECSYSTEKKLGLLLHQVTHTSDGMYSCDQCDLKTQDKEALLSHMKEHDGTQVFRCSVCPYSTVIESYYVLHQRRHHVRLPLSCKYCSYSAGKKKDIEQHTRMHKRKFHCRECTYTTDSRYHFLVHGGLHTEQKIFSCDKCPFHTKAMVALRNHLLNQCNNKKLKCSECPFVVDRREVLMNHMKYHNVNLRYKCDHCSFSTALGWHFNRHAKLHKKSTGQRQKPSASSTEQQDSSRDNEERKKKPSLVESDHDSDVEVVDSDENDSTDQVETPEQDMMNDDGHEADNSRSTDETGDVTEDVDVTEDVTGDVTGDVTGDGNCESSKEKVMDVSGPSTSVTTSTHQPTAKQQTVFNLVKSYASYHLSCRFCPYKTSKRIHLVSHEAKHGADLPFKCSKCSYSDRFEGKMAIHMRVHGCPGRYQCSQCYYSTNNEGFLQVHMSSRHRTSKVFHCSKCDFSTERPKYLKEHIYKQHLCKSPPTKVKALQYKCIRCSFQAATLADLWEHHKVQHKEEEKHFYRDASVYKCRHCSFVAPKQHRMARHIRIHLRDLAYTRQPTDKVAKASSSGTNKVTWTDGQKVGSDEDSQEVPPVGYQSSAPNCEVSDEKSVKKSKNTARKSVPLWNKERPVYQCPDCDYTATREHQVLAHAQNIHRKEPEVERQKVAHYPRRFKLFKCHSCPYTSYRHVHVSIHEKYHSANYPFKCDQCTYTCQFLYKLLQHKELHERGDSVSPPPMPRNITVYKCPLCPYTSYKRTVVQEHKTYHKADYPHKCSDCSYSCKTDAKLQDHMKLHTQDGSADQAQEEPAMSQVSHRGQASLFKCSMCPYRSYQRTHIYCHERLHYANLPNKCCYCTYSSLFEYKVQQHQKLHEVEDGSARLSDNDASQDAIFSIMESSTHEYDEDLTAAAHNADEELQTEGILSRKRGLNAVFDNSDRYPLRAEGRLSIRLFRCAKCHFYSKSWRLLQLHKAQHELKMIRSDSRKRPLPAAQPDREAEGGMYRCRYCPYGSTHISHVWRHEERHNAGLPFKCRYCSYSSLLEFWTDRHEAVHKEERQVEAMQDIRDLQIQPEERSPVFAYGDDKLFAGIDTEEELATNSDGSDDAYSCRLCGRTFEEWRTYQQHARQHRQAGGEHVSHAVALGDPFTGRVFYVFTCKLCGRRFTGQVDWIQHMQHHRRNNRVPDRR; encoded by the exons ATGATGGAATCTCCAGTGGAATCTAACAAGCCACAGTTAAAGTGTGGTGAATGTGACCGGACTTTCTCCTCCAAGGACCAACTGGACAGTCATTACAGCACCCATACCTGGAAACAGTGCTTCCAGTGTAACTTCTGTAGCTACACTACAACATCCATCAACCAGATTAAACAGCATGCAGAAACACACAGGGGTCAAAAGTCTGCCAACACCACTGTAGAGCAAGAACTGATAGGGGGAAACAGTGATCATGAAGAGACAAGAGAGACGTCAGATGAGTGTGCTGCACAGTCCCCCGATGCTGAGGGAGACAGGGAGGCAGTGATAGTGATTGACAGTGATGATGACCATGAAGATGAGGACGGACAGAACAGACATGATGTAGAAAACACATCTAATCTGTTAGCAATTCAGAGGTACATAGAAGGTGCAACAGGCAAAGAAGCACAGAATGAAGAGAGTATTGCTAACAGCAAGTCTTCCACCTTAAGTTGTGCCAATGCTGCTCCTCTGGAGGCAGCCCTGACTTTAGATGGAGAATCGGATCAGAACTTGCCCCAGGAAACTGTGGAGAGAAACATCGTTACAGGTTATAAGGACTCCAGTCAGCAGTCCAGAAATATTTTTGCCCAGTTGATGGGGGACTTTCCTGTTGCAACCTTGCAGCCCAGTTCTCCAATGGTAGACTGTAGTACATCAACTGGCACTGAGAGGCAACAGTCACAGACTAGTAGCAGTACTTCCCATGGTGGTACTAACCCTGTTGCGAGTGGAAGTAGAGAAGAAACAACAGCTGACCCAGGTGCTGATATCCAGTGTGAGGTAGTTAGTTCTAGTAACAGTGCcaggaaaaaaaagagaaacaaaaagGCGAAAAAGCTCTGGACTTGTGAGTGCGGACTCTCAACTTACTATCTTGACAACTTGAGAAGGCATTTACGTAAGGGCAGCTGCTCCCAGCAGAAGCACAATGTGTACAGAGCGCGGCCCACCATGGCCACCACAGGGGCAGTGGTGAAGAAAACTGCCAGGCAGGTACGGTTTGAGTGTTCAAGGTGTTCCTTTTGGTCAGCGACAAGATCGGAGTTGGTCAAACATCAAAAGACACATGTCAGGACTCACTTCTGCAGTGAGTGCCCTTTTCAGACAAATCACACGGCCAAGTTGAGACGGCACATGCAGATGCATGAGGGAGATCATTTGTTCACATGTACTGAATGTTCCTTCAGTAGTGACCACAGGAATATCCTCACCAGGCATAAGAAACTTCATGAGGCAGAAATTTGTAACCCAGGTGTGTCTCAGAAAACATTTAAATCCCTTCCAAATGAACCAGATCTAGAGCTCGTGTGTTCAAAGTGTCCCTTCACAACCAGGGAAGGCAAGTACTATCTGCTGGAGCATGAAGCTGAACACTACGAGGATAAGAGAATGagatgtgaccagtgtgatctCACAACTGTAGACAAACGAAACTTTCAAAGCCACCTTTGGAGCCATGATGGCCAAAAACCATTTGAATGTGCACATTGCCCTTACAGAACTGCGCATGCTAAGTCTCTGGACAGGCACCAAAGAAATCATAATGCAGACCTCCCCTTTCAGTGCCATCTATGTTCTTTCTCAGCTAAAGGACAAAGTGCTCTATCTGCCCACATGAATGTACATGGCATGAACAGCAGGTTTGATCAGAAGAAAAGTGGTGAATCAGAAAGCAGTCGCAGGAAACAGGGTGAGTCagaggagggggaggaggaTTGTTTGAGTACCTCTGAAACAAGTGACAGTTTTGAAGCCACTGAATTGGAAATACCACCTGAACAGTTGGACAGTAGAAAAGGAGCAGTTGAGGAAAAAGAGAGCCATGTTGATGGGGAATACTTTAATTGTAAACACTGTGCTTTCTCTGCTAAAGACAGGTATGTGCTGCTCCTGCATGCAGCCAAACACTACAGTGACATGACATATCgttgtgatcagtgtgactttAGAAGCAGACACAGTGTTTCCTTAAAAGAACACCTGTTTATCCACCTTGGGCAGAAGCCGTACGTCTGCACAAAGGATCCCAAGTGTCCTTTTGTTTCAGCCCATCAAGGAAACATGAGGAGCCACATGAAATCTCATTCTGCAAACCTGCCTTTCAAGTGTAGGTTTTGTACGTTCTCAACTGTCCGTCAGTCAGTGCTGACAAAGCACCAAAGGCTACACTGGCTGGCCAGACAAAAGTCAGGCcaagaaacaaaatcaagacCTCCCAAGCGCACAGTCTACAAATGCACACATTGTGAGCATACTGCACAGAGTCAACATGCACTGATGTGTCACCAAGCCGAACACAAAAACCTACGAGTCTTCCAATGCAACAGGTGTCAATTCTTCACAAACTCAAGGTTTATCTTCAGGACCCATAGAAGTAAGCATCTAAGCAGAGACAAAGTTGGTATGAAGCACGGAGACAGAGGAAAAAAAGTACAAGTGGAGCCTTCAGTTCAGCAAAAGCCCTTCAATTGTTCAACCTGTTCATAtacaacagacaaaaaacatCTGCTGCTGGTCCATCAAGCCAAACACTCAGGTGATAAAGCATTTCACTGTGATGAATGTGATTTTTCCACGCTAACTGTAGAAAACCTGATTCAACATCTACGCACACATGAGCGAAGAAAAGTCCAGAAGTACAAATGTGATGAATGCCCATACATAGCAGAGAGGCAAAGGGCTTTGATAAATCACAAAAACAACCACAAGGCAGATCTTCCTTTCAAGTGTAAGTATTGCTCCTACACCGCAACCAGGGGGTACTACATACGTGTTCACATGCTCTTGCATATCCACAGTAAGACAGACAGGTCAGAAACAGAAGATGGCAGGGGGCATAGTGAAAGTATTCCCAACACTTCAACAGATGTCAGTGATCCTGCGATATTGCATCATGATGCAAACAGCGATGGCAAGGTAAcctcagaaaaggccagcaaatCAGTCCCTGGTATAAGACTGGTCATGACAGGATCGGGGCAGTACAGGACAACAGAGCCAGCGAGCCAGCCACCCAAACCAGCAAGTAAAATGATCTACTGTGAGTACTGTGACCACAGCACAACTCGTCCTCGGGACATGAAGGTTCATGTCAGGCTCCACACCGGAGAAAGGCCATACGCCTGCCCTGATTGTCCCTTCAGGGCCATCCAGTCCCATCATCTTCAAAAGCACCAGAAGTACCACCAAGCAAACTTGGCCCAAAAGTGCAGACTCTGCACTTTCTCTTGCAGAAGTGCCTCTCTGCTAAGGTCACACGTCCAGCTGCATAATGACAAAAGAAAGTGGCACAGGTGTCCCCACTGCAACTTTGTGACCAGCAGTTACCGTGTTGTCCACACCCACATAAAGAAGCAGCATGTCTTGTCTTCAAGTTTGACAGGAGCTGCTTCTGTCCTTCCAGTCAAGGAAAAGAGTCCATCTCCTCAACCAGGTGAAGTCAGTGAAGTCAGTGTCGAGGGTAGTGAAAGTGCTGAGGAAGAATACCAAggagcagaagaagaagatgtggatGTTGTAGGGTTAGAGGAAGAGGCAGGACAGACTCAAGATCTTGACAGATCACTTGAGAAGCATGAAGAGGATGGTGACAGTGCAGACAATTCTGAAGATCAGGCAGAAGTGTTATGTGTACCCCATGAGAAAGACACTGATCGCCAGCCTCCTGGGACAATACGTAACACAGGTGGTTTGGAAGAAGTGAAGTGTAATCACTGTGAGTTTTTATCAGCATCCCATGTGGACCACCTCATTCACCTTTCTACTCACAACAACAATAAGAAAATATGCTGTGATCAGTGCGATTATACTACTAGCAATGAATCCCTCTTCAAACACCACTGGCAAACACACACAAGTGAAAATCTGTTCAAGTGTGATCTCTGTCCATACAGAGGCACAGGCAGAGCAAACCTTCTCCAACACCAGAGCTTCCATTCTGCCAAGCAATCCCTAAAGTGTCGCTGGTGCTCATTTTCCTGTTCAGAGCGACTGCACCTTGACAATCACAGCCGACTACACGGGCAGGGTCGTTTCAAGTACAAGTGCCAGTACTGCCATTTCAACACTGACAAGGTCTTCCTGCATCTCGTACACAAAGCAAAGCACTCCAGCACAGGGATCATAAAATGTAACATGTGTAAGTCCTTTCAGACAAAGGACACAGATGCACTGAAGGAACATCTAAAGAAACACACTCATCAGGAGTATCCCTCCAAAAACCTCTCATTCTTACAGCGTTACAAAAGTAAAGTATATGCTGAAGATGACCTCTATGGATGCAAGCTTTGCCCCTACAAAACCCTCCAGCCCAAATCTATGATTGTTCACCTGTCGTGGCATGGCGCAAATGAAGTCTACAAATGCCCCTTTTGTAATTTCTCTCATACACGATTATATATCATAGATGACCATAAGAAGCTCCATGGATATATGGGGTCGTTCAAGTGTAACCAGTGTAGCTATGCCACAGATGAGAAGTACAGGCTGCTGAAACACAAGGCCATGCATTCTGGTAGGAAGTCCTTCAAGTGTGATCAATGTGATTACACCACAGATAACTCTCATAGACTCATGATTCACACCACTCGACACAGCGGGCAGAAAACGCATATGTGCCCCCTTTGTCCCTTTGAGACAATGAGTAAAACGGACCTGAAGGTGCACAAACAGAAGCATGGTGCAAAGCACTCTCAGAAATGCAAGTACTGCACCTATTCGTGTGAGAATAAAAAGCACCTTTCGAAACACTTGAAGCTACATGAGGATAAGACAGACCTGAGGTGTCTGAAGTGTGACTTTGTAGCTACATCAGAGTGTTCTCTATCCTGGCATGAAGCCAACCATCATAAAGATGATGACGTACAGCCAGATGAATCTGTGGTGACAAAAGAAGCAGTTAATGATGCCCCTGTATCTAGTGTCAAGTCAAAACTGTTAAGCACCTGGCGTTACCAAAGAAAAAAGTGTCCCCAGTGTCCATTTATAGCCCAGGATCTTAATAGGTTACAAGACCATGTACAGAAGCATGGGGCGGCACTTCCCTTCAAGTGCACCCAGTGTTCCTACACATGTGAACGGGAAACAGACCTGACCCAGCACTCCAGGTGCCATGGTGTCAAGGGGGCATTCGTGTGCCAGGAATGTTCCTACTCCACTGAGAAGAAGCTGGGCCTGTTGCTCCACCAGGTGACACACACGTCTGATGGGATGTACAGCTGTGACCAGTGTGACCTGAAGACACAAGACAAGGAGGCGCTGCTGAGCCACATGAAGGAGCATGATGGGACCCAGGTGTTCAGGTGCTCTGTGTGCCCGTACAGCACTGTGATCGAGAGTTATTATGTGCTGCACCAGAGGAGGCATCATGTCAGATTGCCACTCAGTTGCAAGTACTGTTCGTACTCTGCAGGCAAGAAGAAAGACATTGAACAGCATACTAGGATGCACAAACGAAAGTTTCACTGCAGAGAATGCACGTACACCACCGACAGCAGATATCACTTCCTTGTCCACGGGGGTCTTCACACAGAACAGAAGATATTTTCATGTGACAAGTGTCCTTTTCACACCAAAGCTATGGTAGCGCTCAGGAATCACCTGCTTAACCAGTGCAACAACAAAAAGCTAAAGTGCAGCGAATGCCCTTTTGTTGTTGACCGGAGAGAGGTCCTCATGAATCATATGAAGTACCATAATGTAAACCTCCGGTACAAGTGTGATCATTGCTCCTTCTCCACAGCACTGGGTTGGCACTTTAACAGGCATGCTAAGCTTCACAAAAAAAGTACAGGACAGAGACAAAAGCCATCAGCATCCTCAACAGAACAGCAAGATAGCAGTAGGGACAACGAAGAGCGAAAGAAGAAACCATCATTGGTAGAAAGTGATCATGATTCGGATGTGGAAGTGGTGGATAGTGATGAAAATGACAGCACTGACCAGGTGGAGACTCCAGAGCAAGACATGATGAATGATGACGGCCATGAAGCAGACAACAGCAGAAGTACAGATGAGACCGGGGATGTGACTGAGGATGTGGATGTGACTGAGGATGTGACTGGGGATGTGACTGGGGATGTGACTGGGGATGGGAACTGTGAAAGTTCTAAAGAGAAAGTGATGGATGTCTCTGGACCCTCCACATCTGTCACCACCAGTACCCATCAACCAACAGCAAAACAGCAAACTGTTTTTAACCTGGTGAAGTCATACGCCAGTTATCATCTCTCATGCAGGTTCTGCCCTTATAAAACATCAAAAAGGATTCATCTCGTTTCCCATGAGGCCAAGCATGGCGCAGATCTGCCATTCAAGTGCAGCAAGTGTTCCTACAGCGACCGTTTCGAGGGAAAGATGGCCATCCACATGAGGGTCCATGGATGTCCTGGGAG GTACCAGTGTTCACAGTGCTACTACTCTACCAACAATGAAGGCTTCTTGCAAGTTCACATGAGTTCCCGGCACAGGACATCCAAAGTCTTCCACTGCTCCAAGTGCGACTTCTCCACGGAAAGACCAAAGTACCTAAAAGAACACATCTACAAGCAGCACTTGTGCAAGTCTCCCCCCACCAAGGTGAAGGCACTACAGTACAAGTGCATCAGGTGTTCTTTCCAAGCTGCTACCCTGGCTGATCTCTGGGAACATCACAAGGTACAACACAAGGAGGAAGAAAAACACTTCTACAGGGATGCGTCAGTCTATAAATGCCGCCACTGTAGCTTTGTGGCACCCAAACAACATCGCATGGCTCGGCACATCCGGATCCACCTGAGGGACTTGGCATACACTCGACAACCTACTGACAAGGTGGCCAAGGCATCCAGCTCTGGAACCAACAAGGTAACATGGACAGATGGGCAAAAGGTTGGATCGGATGAAGACAGCCAGGAAGTGCCGCCTGTTGGTTACCAATCCAGTGCCCCAAACTGTGAAGTATCAGATGAAAAATCAGTCAAGAAGTCTAAGAACACAGCTCGTAAGAGTGTGCCACTATGGAACAAGGAAAGGCCAGTCTACCAATGTCCTGACTGTGACTATACAGCAACAAGAGAGCACCAGGTACTGGCCCATGCCCAGAACATTCACAGGAAGGAACCTGAGGTAGAGAGACAAAAGGTCGCCCATTATCCTCGTCGTTTCAAATTATTCAAATGTCACTCTTGCCCCTACACTAGTTACAGACATGTCCATGTCAGCATCCACGAGAAGTACCATTCTGCCAACTACCCgttcaagtgtgaccaatgcaCGTACACCTGCCAGTTCCTGTACAAGCTCCTTCAGCACAAGGAACTACATGAGAGAGGGGACAGTGTGTCTCCCCCACCCATGCCCAGGAACATCACTGTGTACAAGTGTCCCCTGTGTCCCTACACCAGCTACAAGAGGACTGTTGTTCAGGAGCACAAGACATACCACAAGGCTGACTACCCTCACAAGTGCTCTGACTGTTCTTACTCCTGTAAGACTGATGCCAAGCTGCAGGATCACATGAAGCTGCACACTCAGGACGGGTCTGCTGATCAGGCCCAGGAAGAGCCAGCTATGTCCCAGGTTTCTCACCGAGGGCAAGCTTCCTTGTTTAAGTGCTCAATGTGTCCATACAGGAGTTACCAGCGTACACACATCTATTGCCATGAGCGTCTCCACTATGCCAACCTCCCCAACAAGTGTTGCTATTGTACCTACTCTTCCTTATTTGAGTACAAGGTACAGCAGCACCAGAAACTGCATGAAGTAGAAGATGGGTCAGCAAGGCTTTCTGACAATGATGCAAGCCAAGATGCCATATTTAGTATAATGGAAAGCAGCACTCATGAATACGATGAAGATTTGACCGCCGCCGCACATAATGCAGATGAAGAGTTGCAAACTGAAGGGATTCTATCAAGGAAGCGGGGCCTCAATGCCGTATTTGACAACAGTGACCGCTATCCCCTGCGTGCTGAAGGAAGGCTCTCGATCCGTCTGTTCCGTTGTGcaaagtgtcacttctacagtaAGTCGTGGCGCCTCCTTCAGCTGCACAAGGCCCAGCACGAGCTGAAGATGATCAGGTCGGACAGTAGGAAGAGGCCGCTGCCTGCAGCCCAGCCTGACAGGGAGGCAGAAGGAGGGATGTACCGCTGCAGGTACTGCCCCTACGGGTCCACTCACATCAGCCACGTGTGGAGACACGAGGAGCGCCACAATGCAGGACTGCCCTTCAAATGCAG ATACTGCTCGTACTCCTCCCTGCTGGAGTTCTGGACAGACAGGCATGAGGCGGTGCACAAGGAGGAGAGGCAGGTCGAAGCCATGCAGGACATTAGGGACCTCCAGATCCAACCAGAGGAAAGGTCTCCAGTGTTTGCATATGGGGACGACAAACTGTTTGCTGGGATCGACACAGAGGAGGAACTGGCGACCAATAGTGACGGCTCAGACGACGCGTACTCGTGCAGACTGTGTGGGCGGACATTCGAGGAGTGGAGAACGTACCAGCAACACGCCCGGCAACATCGGCAGGCGGGGGGAGAACATGTCAGTCATGCTGTTGCCCTTGGCGACCCATTCACAG GAAGAGTGTTCTACGTGTTCACGTGTAAGCTGTGTGGGCGCCGGTTTACTGGTCAGGTGGACTGGATCCAGCACATGCAGCACCATCGCAGAAACAACAGGGTTCCGGATAGAAGATAA